In the genome of Pseudomonadota bacterium, one region contains:
- a CDS encoding universal stress protein has translation MNKQTFSDLARRDTERHLLVAVDESDNSKRAVMYLADFFGDNKDVFITLLSIIPQPSEDYFNSEAERAKWLKDKKKKMEKIMTGYKEILTDAGFKENQLETRLSVRQCVSIGDAILEEQAKLRCCIVVVGRRGLTHNEEFVFGSTSNKILHHAKNCAVMVVE, from the coding sequence ATGAACAAACAAACCTTCAGTGATCTTGCGCGCCGGGATACCGAACGCCACCTGCTGGTGGCAGTCGATGAGTCTGACAATTCCAAACGGGCGGTGATGTATCTGGCCGATTTTTTCGGGGACAATAAAGACGTCTTTATCACTCTGCTTTCCATCATCCCGCAGCCTTCCGAAGATTATTTCAACAGCGAAGCCGAGCGTGCCAAGTGGTTAAAAGACAAAAAGAAAAAAATGGAAAAAATCATGACCGGCTACAAGGAAATCCTCACCGACGCAGGCTTTAAGGAAAATCAGCTCGAAACCAGGCTCTCGGTCCGACAGTGCGTATCCATCGGCGACGCCATCCTCGAAGAACAGGCCAAACTCCGATGTTGCATTGTGGTGGTTGGAAGGCGAGGACTGACTCACAATGAGGAGTTCGTTTTCGGCTCCACCTCCAACAAGATCCTGCATCATGCAAAAAACTGTGCGGTCATGGTAGTGGAATAA
- a CDS encoding SGNH/GDSL hydrolase family protein, with product MSVAIFFLLLNGCTLTQSLFSKESDNSVKDSFIYVALGDSILIDKWAGGEDCNCGASSLLLENLNDKFPYYFGKDLLTLFADAKLISLAKDAALFEGFLDDQIDEFKSKKIIPDLVTISIGGNDLVQFLKTKLHESNKPELNIFIANFEQNLLELEKFITYLNSQNEDIIIFLLNIYDPTDGLGFDFTRNEFLSRSNNLKMYFLLNQLNTKLAVFSAKNNLQLIDIHSHFLGHGLSAVKYKDINPFYDPGNDTFWYHPQVIIDVNGLGAHEIRKLLYDALNTQLDKMD from the coding sequence ATGTCAGTAGCAATATTTTTCTTGTTATTGAACGGATGTACTCTTACTCAATCATTATTCAGTAAAGAATCTGATAATTCAGTAAAAGACAGTTTTATATATGTTGCTCTCGGCGATAGTATTCTTATCGACAAATGGGCCGGTGGTGAAGATTGTAACTGTGGTGCATCTTCTTTATTGTTAGAAAACTTAAATGATAAATTTCCTTATTATTTTGGTAAGGATTTGCTCACTCTTTTTGCTGATGCGAAGTTGATATCATTAGCAAAAGATGCGGCTCTTTTTGAAGGATTTTTAGATGATCAAATCGATGAATTCAAATCAAAAAAAATTATTCCTGATTTAGTTACTATCAGTATTGGCGGAAATGATTTAGTTCAGTTTTTGAAAACAAAGTTACATGAGTCAAATAAACCAGAATTAAATATCTTTATTGCTAATTTTGAACAAAATCTTCTAGAACTTGAAAAGTTTATCACCTATCTCAACAGCCAGAATGAAGATATCATAATTTTTCTTCTGAACATCTATGACCCGACTGATGGCCTGGGTTTTGATTTCACACGAAATGAATTTCTGAGTCGATCCAACAATTTAAAAATGTATTTTCTGCTTAATCAGTTGAACACAAAACTCGCTGTATTTTCTGCAAAAAACAACCTGCAACTTATTGATATTCACTCACATTTTCTAGGGCATGGATTATCCGCCGTCAAATACAAAGACATTAACCCTTTCTATGACCCGGGAAATGATACATTCTGGTATCATCCGCAAGTAATAATTGATGTCAATGGTCTGGGAGCTCATGAGATACGCAAGCTGTTGTATGACGCGCTGAATACCCAATTGGACAAAATGGATTGA